Proteins encoded together in one Lathyrus oleraceus cultivar Zhongwan6 chromosome 5, CAAS_Psat_ZW6_1.0, whole genome shotgun sequence window:
- the LOC127078912 gene encoding uncharacterized protein LOC127078912: protein MTTSIRHTFTLKYKEPKLDSLKGLISDLSLSRRDEFGKSYGKILSLLNKKFDYGIIGSLAQYYDPPLRCFTFADFQLAPTLEEVERIVGLKLKDFNPFPKLEEDMGPKKIASALSINVPTVRDNWAEKGGCKGFAAMFLEDLALKFKKSGNWNAFYAVVALLIHGIVLFPNVEKFVDQVAIEVFLSGNPVPFLLADVYYALHARHEQRGGVLLCCAPLLYTWFMQHMPEEGPFVAKELKSPQKLASLTASSIRWYIREWETPDIIGCINYNPMISRLQHGYSMDGPPDAKDLQPFVLSDIQASNPDVRAVRKAWLKIVRKGKEFGKRNILAKEPYTQWVRERVEKIQLPYILKAPAFPKTPEPEPILPEDMEKLVTKVKELEVENADL from the exons ATGACAACTTCAATAAGACACACTTTCACGcttaagtacaaggaacctaagTTGGACAGTCTGAAGGGTTTGATCTCTGATTTGTCTCTCAGCAGACGTGATGAGTTTGGAAAAAGCTATGGGAAAATTTTGAGCCTTCTAAATAAGAAATTTGACTATGGAATTATCGGCTCTCTGGCACAAtattatgatccacctctacgcTGTTTCACATTCGCTGATTTCCAGCTAGCTCCCACTTTGGAAGAAGTCGAGAGGATCGTGGGTCTCAAGTTGAAAGATTTTAATCCGTTTCCAAAGCTCGAAGAAGATATGGGCCCAAAGAAGATAGCTTCGGCCCTAAGTATCAATGTCCCGACTGTTCGAGACAATTGGGCTGAAAAAGGGGGTTGCAAAGGTTTTGCCGCGATGTTTTTGGAGGATTTAGCTCTAAAGTTTAAGAAAAGTGGAAACTGGAATGCATTCTATGCTGTGGTGGCTTTATTGATCCATGGGATTGTGCTCTTCccaaatgttgaaaaatttgtggatcAAGTGGCCATAGAAGTCTTTCTCTCTGGCAATCCAGTACCATTTCTCTTAGCTGACGTTTACTATGCCCTTCACGCTCGACATGAACAGAGGGGTGGAGTGTTGTTGTGTTGTGCTCCGTTGCTTTACACTTGGTTCATGCAACACATGCCTGAAGAAGGTCCTTTCGTGGCAAAAGAACTTAAGTCTCCTCAGAAACTAGCTTCTCTCACCGCGAGTTCCATCAGATGGTATATCCGAGAGTGGGAAACCCCAGACATTATA ggttgcatcaactataaccctaTGATATCTCGATTACAACACGGTTACTCCATGGATGGTCCTCCTGACGCGAAGGACTTACAGCCATTTGTGCTCTctgacatccaagcaagcaatcctgATGTAAGAGCAGTACGAAAGGCTTGGTTAAAGATTGTAAGAAAGGGTAAAGAGTTTGGAAAGAGAAACATTCTTGCCAAAGAACCTTACACGCAATGGGTGAGAGAAAGAGTTGAGAAAATCCAGTTGCCATATATCTTAAAGGCTCCAGCTTTTCCTAAAACTCCTGAGCCCGAGCCCATACtccctgaggacatggagaaactcGTTACTAAGGTTAAGGAGCTCGAAGTGGAGAATGCCGATTTATGA